The proteins below come from a single Nyctibius grandis isolate bNycGra1 unplaced genomic scaffold, bNycGra1.pri scaffold_59_arrow_ctg1, whole genome shotgun sequence genomic window:
- the LOC137677439 gene encoding kallikrein-11-like: MRVLLVLLLALVATASRKVLWVIEGTSCHRPWQAALFQGDKFICGGTLVARNWVLTAAHCHVPGVIDVRLGARTKETSGATTQWRRSAKVFRYPRYDEATKDGDLMLLRFLLPVHVTKEVKPLPLATRCPVAGKTCQISGWGSTTSPEVTFPEDLRCAKVTIVPEERCQRVYSRSITTNMVCAGEARGRADSCQGDSGGPLVCDGRLQGVVSWGPGVCGDPKKPGVYVKLCRYTRWLQETMRRT, from the exons ATGAGGGTCCTGCTCGTCCTGCTCCTGGCCCTGGTGGCCACAG CCTCCAGGAAGGTCCTGTGGGTGATCGAGGGGACCTCCTGCCACCGGCCCTGGCAGGCCGCCCTCTTCCAAGGCGACAAGTTCATCTGCGGGGGGACCTTGGTGGCCAGGAACTGGGTGTTGACGGCCGCCCATTGCCACGTCCCGGG CGTCATCGACGTGCGCTTGGGGGCCAGGACCAAGGAGACCTCAGGTGCCACCACGCAATGGCGGCGCTCGGCCAAGGTCTTCAGGTACCCCCGTTACGACGAGGCcaccaaggatggagacttgATGCTCCTCAGGTTCCTCCTGCCCGTCCACGTCACCAAGGAGGTGAAACCGTTGCCCTTGGCCACCCGTTGCCCCGTGGCCGGCAAGACCTGCCAGATCTCAGGATGGGGGTCCACCACCAGCCCTGAAG TGACCTTCCCTGAGGACCTTCGCTGTGCCAAGGTCACGATTGTCCCAGAAGAACGGTGTCAACGTGTCTACTCCAGGTCCATCACCACCAACATGGTCTGCGCCGGCGAGGCCCGTGGTCGGGCCGACTCCTGCCAG GGTGACTCCGGGGGACCTCTCGTGTGTGACGGGCGGCTCCAGGGTGTTGTCTCCTGGGGTCCTGGGGTCTGTGGTGACCCCAAGAAACCCGGCGTCTACGTGAAGCTCTGTAGATACACCCGGTGGCTCCAGGAGACCATGAGAAGGACCTGA